One genomic window of Brevundimonas vesicularis includes the following:
- a CDS encoding acetyl-CoA hydrolase/transferase family protein codes for MSSRIRSQALKSKVMSAHDAAALIPPGSTVGMSGFTGSGYPKAVPPQLAQRIEDAHAAGDAFRLNLWTGASTGPELDGALAKADGIELRLPYNSDPTARDKINSGQMEYLDMHLSQLAPAVWQSVLGPLDTAVIEVSAINNDGSLVPSSSIGNNKTWLDRADRVILEVNRWQNAALEGIHDIYYGTALPPDRVPIPLTRPDQLIGQPSLRCDPDKIVAIVETDAPDRNLPFAAPDAAARAIAGHLIELLKHEVKVGRLPAALLPLQSGVGNVANAVLAGLMDSPFERMAAYTEVIQDGMLDLLDAGKLTVASATAFSLSPEAAADLNGRIAEFQGKIILRPQEISNHPELIRRLGCIAMNGLIEADIYGNVNSTQVMGSRIQNGIGGSGDFARNAFISCFVTPSTAKGGKISAIVPMASHVDHITQDVQVLVTEQGLADLRGLSPKQRARVIIANCAHPDYRDALIDYYARALKGSYGLQSPHLLDEALSWHQRFIETGSMKPI; via the coding sequence ATGTCATCGCGTATCCGCAGTCAGGCCCTGAAATCCAAGGTCATGTCGGCCCACGACGCAGCTGCTCTGATTCCCCCCGGCTCCACCGTCGGCATGAGCGGTTTCACCGGATCGGGCTATCCCAAGGCCGTGCCGCCCCAGCTGGCCCAGCGGATCGAGGACGCCCACGCCGCCGGGGACGCCTTTCGCCTGAATCTGTGGACCGGCGCCTCGACAGGGCCGGAGCTGGACGGCGCCTTGGCCAAGGCCGACGGGATAGAACTGCGTCTGCCCTACAACTCCGACCCCACCGCGCGCGACAAGATCAACTCGGGCCAGATGGAATACCTCGACATGCACCTCAGCCAGCTGGCGCCCGCTGTCTGGCAGAGCGTGCTGGGGCCGCTGGATACGGCGGTGATCGAGGTGTCGGCGATCAATAACGACGGTTCGCTGGTGCCGTCATCGTCCATCGGCAACAACAAGACCTGGCTCGACCGCGCCGACCGCGTGATCCTGGAGGTCAACCGCTGGCAGAACGCAGCGCTAGAGGGCATCCACGACATCTACTATGGCACCGCCCTGCCGCCCGATCGCGTGCCCATTCCCCTGACCCGGCCCGACCAGCTGATCGGCCAGCCCAGCCTGCGTTGCGACCCCGACAAGATCGTCGCCATCGTCGAGACGGATGCACCGGACCGCAACCTGCCCTTCGCCGCGCCGGACGCCGCGGCGCGAGCCATCGCCGGCCATCTGATCGAATTGCTGAAGCACGAGGTGAAGGTCGGCCGCCTGCCCGCCGCCCTGCTGCCGCTGCAATCCGGTGTCGGCAATGTCGCCAATGCCGTGCTGGCCGGCCTGATGGACAGTCCGTTCGAACGGATGGCCGCCTATACCGAAGTCATCCAGGACGGGATGTTGGACCTGCTGGACGCGGGCAAACTGACGGTTGCCTCGGCCACCGCCTTTTCACTCAGCCCCGAGGCGGCGGCGGACCTCAACGGGCGGATAGCCGAGTTCCAAGGCAAGATTATCCTGCGCCCGCAGGAAATCTCGAACCACCCGGAGCTGATCCGTCGCCTGGGCTGCATCGCCATGAACGGACTGATCGAGGCCGACATCTATGGCAACGTCAACTCGACCCAGGTCATGGGATCGCGCATCCAGAACGGCATCGGAGGATCGGGCGACTTCGCGCGCAACGCCTTCATTTCCTGCTTCGTGACGCCCTCGACGGCCAAGGGCGGCAAGATTTCCGCGATCGTGCCCATGGCCAGCCATGTCGATCACATCACACAGGACGTGCAGGTGCTGGTCACCGAACAGGGTTTGGCCGATCTGCGCGGCCTTTCGCCCAAGCAGCGCGCCAGGGTCATCATCGCCAACTGCGCCCATCCCGACTATCGCGATGCCCTGATCGATTACTATGCACGGGCGCTGAAGGGATCGTACGGCTTGCAGTCCCCGCACCTGCTGGACGAGGCCCTGTCCTGGCACCAACGCTTCATCGAGACGGGCTCGATGAAGCCGATCTAG
- a CDS encoding nuclear transport factor 2 family protein: MFTALIAALALSQAATPAPTDEAQVASVLDRLNQASSTADEATYFSLFAPNARFIGTDANEHWTMAQFRAFAEPWFKHDSAWSFPATSRTITIAPINCRCIAWFEEKLASPSYGETRGSGVMRLTDDGWKIEQYVLSLAVPNDKADAVVALIKGEAAAAH, translated from the coding sequence ATGTTCACCGCCTTGATCGCCGCCCTGGCACTGTCGCAAGCCGCGACGCCGGCCCCGACCGACGAGGCGCAGGTGGCGTCGGTGTTGGATCGCCTCAATCAGGCCTCGTCCACCGCCGACGAAGCGACCTATTTCAGCCTGTTCGCCCCCAATGCCCGCTTCATCGGTACGGACGCAAACGAGCACTGGACGATGGCCCAGTTCCGCGCCTTCGCCGAGCCGTGGTTCAAACACGACAGCGCCTGGTCGTTTCCAGCGACGTCTCGAACCATCACCATCGCCCCCATCAACTGCCGCTGCATCGCCTGGTTCGAAGAGAAGCTAGCCAGCCCGTCCTACGGCGAGACGCGCGGCTCGGGCGTCATGCGCCTGACCGATGACGGCTGGAAAATCGAGCAGTATGTGCTGAGCCTCGCGGTGCCCAACGATAAAGCTGATGCGGTCGTCGCCCTGATCAAAGGTGAGGCGGCGGCCGCGCATTGA
- the recO gene encoding DNA repair protein RecO — translation MDFHEEAFVLSARSHGDTGAVVDLLTENHGRHLAYVAGGASRKMRPFLQAGARVVADYRARTSDNLGAVRLEPVGEGPSALFDDALALTGLAAAAGVTQGALPEREPHPGVFLAFEALMVAFEMPAVWPAIFVRFEAGLLEDLGFGLDLSKCAATGTADDLIYVSPRTGRAVSRDAGAPYADKMLTLPPFMLGAQSGLIEGDVRAGFDLTGHFLEQFVFHPQNKPLPPARVWMLDKLGDAGRL, via the coding sequence ATGGATTTCCACGAAGAGGCGTTCGTCCTTTCGGCGCGCAGCCACGGCGACACGGGCGCTGTAGTCGATCTGCTGACCGAGAACCACGGCAGGCATTTGGCCTATGTGGCGGGCGGAGCGTCGCGCAAGATGAGGCCGTTCCTGCAGGCGGGTGCGCGGGTCGTGGCCGATTACCGCGCCCGCACCTCGGATAACCTCGGCGCTGTGCGGCTGGAGCCGGTAGGCGAGGGGCCCAGCGCCCTGTTCGACGACGCCCTGGCGCTGACAGGACTGGCGGCGGCGGCGGGCGTGACGCAAGGCGCGTTGCCGGAGCGTGAACCGCATCCCGGCGTCTTTCTGGCGTTCGAGGCGCTGATGGTGGCGTTCGAAATGCCGGCGGTCTGGCCTGCGATCTTCGTGCGGTTCGAGGCGGGGCTGCTGGAAGATCTGGGCTTTGGCCTGGACCTGTCCAAATGCGCCGCGACCGGCACGGCCGACGACTTGATCTACGTCAGTCCTCGCACCGGCCGGGCGGTCAGCCGCGACGCCGGCGCTCCCTATGCCGACAAGATGCTGACCCTGCCGCCCTTCATGCTGGGCGCGCAATCCGGTCTGATCGAGGGCGACGTCCGGGCCGGGTTCGACCTGACGGGACATTTCCTGGAGCAGTTCGTCTTCCACCCGCAGAACAAGCCCCTGCCGCCTGCGCGCGTGTGGATGCTGGACAAGCTGGGCGACGCCGGCCGCCTCTAG
- a CDS encoding cytochrome c biogenesis protein DipZ: MSDTPSSGRAMILFLLSYLAGVLTIVSPCILPVLPFVFARPDRPFIRNGLPLLLGMAVTFAGVATLAALGGGWAVRANEVGRWIALAVMAVLGVSLLFPAVGDRLMRTFVAAGSWLTDRAERQGSDQGNVRSSLLLGVATGLLWAPCAGPILGVILTGAALQGAGVGTTVLLLAYAAGAATSLGLALLVGGRVFKAMKGALGVGEWVRRGLGVLVLIGVVIIGLGADRGLLTRISAASTGRIEQALLGGIGRSMPTNQAPADLANLPVEAVMPPLTGATTWINTPPLTTEQLKGKVVVVDFWTYSCINCIRSIPYVRAWAEKYKDQGLVVIGVHTPEFAFEKSEANVRQNVQRLGITYPVAMDNEFAVWRAFKNQYWPAHYFIDAKGQVRHHHFGEGDYAGSERVIQQLLKEAGAANVASNVVTVQAQGAEAAADMAQVASPETYAGYGRAENFRSPGGLANDVIKDYVAAPLKLNDWSLSGRWRVTREHADLQTGGGRIAFRFKARDLHLVMGPSKPGAPVRFRVRIDGAAPGANAGSDIDAQGLGRVDGERLYQLVRQTGAVRERTFEIEFLDPGVQVFAFTFG, translated from the coding sequence GTGAGTGACACACCCTCGTCAGGCCGCGCCATGATCCTGTTCCTACTCTCCTATCTCGCCGGCGTTCTGACCATCGTCAGTCCCTGCATCCTGCCGGTTCTGCCCTTCGTCTTCGCGCGGCCCGATCGGCCGTTCATCCGCAACGGTTTGCCGTTGTTGCTCGGGATGGCCGTGACCTTTGCGGGCGTGGCGACGCTGGCGGCGCTGGGCGGTGGCTGGGCGGTTCGGGCCAATGAGGTCGGGCGCTGGATCGCCTTGGCCGTCATGGCGGTGCTGGGCGTCAGCCTGCTGTTTCCGGCCGTGGGCGATCGCCTGATGCGGACGTTCGTGGCGGCGGGGTCCTGGCTGACCGATCGCGCCGAGCGCCAGGGCAGCGATCAGGGCAACGTGCGCTCGTCCCTGCTGCTCGGCGTCGCCACAGGGCTGCTCTGGGCGCCGTGCGCCGGACCCATTCTGGGCGTGATACTGACGGGCGCAGCGCTTCAGGGCGCCGGCGTCGGAACGACGGTTCTGCTGCTAGCCTATGCAGCAGGCGCGGCGACATCACTGGGTCTGGCCCTATTGGTCGGCGGTCGCGTGTTCAAGGCCATGAAAGGCGCGCTTGGCGTCGGCGAATGGGTGCGGCGCGGCCTGGGCGTGCTGGTGCTGATCGGCGTGGTCATCATCGGTCTGGGTGCGGACAGGGGACTGTTGACCCGGATTTCGGCCGCCAGCACGGGTCGGATCGAACAGGCGCTGCTGGGCGGGATCGGGCGCAGCATGCCGACGAACCAAGCCCCGGCCGATCTGGCCAATCTGCCGGTCGAAGCGGTGATGCCGCCGCTGACGGGCGCGACGACCTGGATCAACACACCGCCGCTCACGACCGAGCAGTTGAAGGGCAAGGTGGTGGTGGTCGATTTCTGGACCTACTCCTGCATCAACTGCATCCGCTCCATCCCCTACGTCCGCGCCTGGGCCGAGAAGTACAAGGACCAGGGTCTGGTGGTGATCGGCGTGCACACGCCCGAGTTCGCCTTCGAGAAATCCGAGGCCAACGTCCGCCAGAACGTCCAGCGCCTTGGCATCACCTATCCGGTCGCCATGGACAATGAGTTCGCCGTCTGGCGTGCGTTCAAGAACCAGTACTGGCCCGCCCACTACTTCATCGACGCAAAGGGGCAGGTCCGTCACCACCATTTCGGCGAAGGGGACTATGCGGGCTCCGAACGCGTGATCCAACAGCTTCTGAAAGAGGCGGGCGCCGCGAACGTCGCCAGCAACGTCGTCACGGTCCAGGCTCAGGGCGCAGAGGCCGCCGCCGACATGGCCCAGGTCGCATCGCCGGAGACCTACGCCGGCTATGGCCGCGCTGAGAACTTCCGCTCTCCCGGCGGTTTGGCCAACGACGTGATCAAGGACTATGTCGCCGCGCCGCTGAAACTGAACGATTGGAGCCTGTCGGGCCGCTGGCGCGTGACGCGTGAGCATGCCGACCTGCAGACGGGCGGCGGCCGTATCGCCTTCCGCTTCAAGGCGCGCGATCTCCATCTTGTCATGGGGCCCAGCAAGCCGGGCGCACCCGTCCGCTTCCGCGTCCGGATCGATGGCGCGGCGCCGGGCGCGAACGCCGGCAGCGACATCGACGCTCAAGGCCTTGGCCGGGTCGACGGCGAGCGGCTGTACCAACTGGTCCGTCAGACGGGCGCGGTGCGCGAACGGACGTTCGAGATCGAGTTCCTGGATCCCGGCGTTCAGGTCTTCGCCTTCACCTTCGGCTAG